A portion of the Pseudarthrobacter sp. L1SW genome contains these proteins:
- a CDS encoding RNA methyltransferase codes for MNETGRPQDFPLSNPRADRVRDVAKLAGRPARLKRGLFLAEGPQAVREALKLHQKRLAAGAPGVVTEVFASESCLDRFPEFEELSQGVNARLATDDVLAAMADTVNPQGIVAVCRFLDVALEEVLDAGPRLVAVLCQVRDPGNAGTVLRAADSAGADAVVLTSSSVDIYNPKAVRSTAGSLFHLPVVLGADIGELVTACRARGIGILAADGYGSLNLDTLQDENARRRLTGGGPESAYALEQPTAWLFGNEAQGLSQEELALADHRVAVPVYGSAESLNLGTAATVCLYASARSQHLPAPVTA; via the coding sequence ATGAACGAAACCGGGCGCCCGCAAGATTTTCCGCTGTCCAATCCCCGAGCTGATCGGGTGAGGGACGTGGCAAAGCTTGCCGGGCGCCCGGCGCGTTTAAAGCGTGGCCTGTTCCTTGCTGAAGGACCGCAGGCTGTCCGCGAAGCCCTCAAACTCCACCAGAAGCGCCTGGCCGCCGGAGCCCCGGGCGTGGTCACCGAGGTCTTTGCCAGCGAAAGCTGCCTGGACCGGTTCCCGGAATTTGAGGAACTGTCCCAAGGGGTCAACGCCCGACTTGCCACTGATGACGTCCTTGCGGCCATGGCGGACACCGTCAATCCGCAGGGGATCGTGGCAGTCTGCCGCTTCCTGGACGTGGCACTGGAAGAGGTGCTCGACGCCGGTCCCCGCCTGGTTGCCGTGCTGTGCCAGGTCCGTGATCCCGGGAACGCGGGAACGGTCCTCCGTGCGGCGGACTCGGCCGGTGCGGACGCCGTCGTCCTCACCTCCTCGAGCGTGGACATCTACAACCCCAAGGCCGTCCGCTCCACCGCGGGATCCCTCTTCCACCTCCCGGTAGTGCTGGGCGCGGACATCGGTGAACTGGTAACCGCGTGCCGGGCACGGGGGATCGGCATCCTGGCGGCGGACGGCTACGGTTCCCTCAACCTCGACACCCTGCAGGACGAGAACGCCCGGCGGCGGCTGACAGGCGGCGGTCCGGAGTCCGCCTATGCCCTGGAGCAGCCCACCGCCTGGCTGTTCGGCAACGAGGCCCAGGGCCTGTCCCAGGAGGAGCTGGCGCTGGCAGACCACAGGGTTGCCGTGCCGGTCTATGGTTCCGCCGAGAGCCTGAACCTGGGTACTGCGGCAACGGTTTGCCTCTACGCCAGCGCGCGGTCGCAGCACCTGCCCGCGCCGGTGACCGCCTAG
- a CDS encoding GlsB/YeaQ/YmgE family stress response membrane protein has protein sequence MGFLAWIILGLIVGAIVKAVMPGRVGGGWVTSLVLGVVGAIVGGWIGSLLFNKGDLAFFDLGTWILAIVGGLVVAGIYGAITGRGKATRAP, from the coding sequence ATGGGTTTTCTTGCTTGGATTATCCTCGGCCTTATCGTAGGGGCCATTGTTAAGGCCGTCATGCCCGGACGGGTTGGCGGCGGCTGGGTCACCAGCCTTGTTTTGGGTGTAGTGGGCGCCATTGTGGGCGGCTGGATCGGCAGCCTCCTGTTCAACAAGGGCGATCTTGCCTTCTTTGACCTGGGCACCTGGATTCTCGCTATCGTCGGCGGCCTTGTTGTTGCCGGCATCTACGGGGCAATCACCGGACGCGGCAAGGCTACCCGCGCACCCTGA